The Dermacentor variabilis isolate Ectoservices chromosome 4, ASM5094787v1, whole genome shotgun sequence genome contains the following window.
ctccgagaacgatgtcaatccgaagtcacaatataccggcattcccatgcataccacagcgcagcagcgccagatttccctctaggtaatagtgagaaactctatggtcaggAGGCGCAgcgatggatgaatggatgttatgagcgtcccctttggaatggggtggtgggttgcgcaacCAAGCGATTGGCTCAGCCGTCAGCGTCACCGTGTCAGTtccgcgaaacaccgaggcggccccTTCTACGGAGCCAcgcttttgcggcgctcgtttgaaacgTGTCGGTCGTTCTAAATTGCGattttaaggcaatcgaaaacatcgaggACCATTTTAgaccaccgacgcttgagaaaggacgtcagGTTAACGACTACAACCATGTATATCGTGataaagaagtaaacagcacggacatcgCAGCAAagtgcttaaattaaattatggggtttttcgtgccagaaccccgatctgattatgaggcacgtcgtaaaGGGGGCTCTGGagtaatttggaccacttggggttctttaacttgcgcctaaatctaaataaacggctgttttcgcatttcgcccccatagaaatgcagccgtcgtggctgggatttgatcccgcgacctcgcacttagcaaccaccgcaggtcgcgaagtCTTTGTCACAACATAGCAAGCGTGCTTACGACGTCGAACTTAAGGTaagttaacaaatcattattttgTTCCACTTAAGTCAGCAAATACGGTCGTGGACGTTTTTCAACTGCCATTTGTAGATTCATTGTCTGGGGCGCAACTTGCACCTCAAAAGTGTAGAGGCTTGGGCGAATTGGCAGttaagtgcttttttctccgtCGACAAAGCGCCTCGACCGTATTCTGGTATTGTCGTCCGGGTTCGAATGTGACAAGTCATCACAGCTGAAACATAATAGAGAGCAATCAACTGAGACTGAACgacgtgaagactgaacaaatgtGCGCTAGCGTATACGTAGTGTGTGCTGCGGTATGAATAAACCCGGTTCCAGCAGTCACGTCTTGATCTTGGCGCAGAAATAAACTGCACGTTAGCCTATTAATGCACAAGCAAAAGAACAGAGCGTACAAAGCTCCAGCAAgaagcgcttacgaagctagatttgacacgtaacgactactgcgcgtttgttttggagcgagacgagctaaacaactatctaaCGAATTTACACCAGCGGGAATCAgttcacgcgtttttatgcagttgTCGCTTTAATAGAGAATTGtagtgtgtccggtattccggcaagcgcggatggtttgccggatgagcgagggtgtaaacgtgagcggccagagtggtggcgccagctggtggggCAAATCTCAACCAcataaacacagagccaattactacaTTCTTCTTAGCCACGGGTGTAAATTTTctacagcggcgtaatcgtgttcaacgacgccactgccgaaaatttgcactagCAGCGAAGAAGAATATAGTAGGTTTCTGCAATTTtcgctctgtgtttgtctggttgtgccctacgccaccaggtggctgcacctcTCTGGcggctcacgtttacgcccccgaccatccggtaatccgctcaaaccacccccgtttgccggaatagcggaaaTGCTGAAAGTCTCTACTGTGTTTGTACGGATGCCGTtgctggttcttctttttttttgcatttgcgtcTTAGCTCGTTTCATAGACATTCGCAAGAGCGACACATACTACGACGAGGAGCCAGCCACGCGCTGCAGTTTGATccgtcgttgatcgtgcttctctgacaTTTTCAAAGCAAAATAAGCAACGCCCTTCGCATGTTTGGGGTGGCCAAAGCTCCAacgaatgtcgaagaagaattgttgcgtggtgggggggagggggggctcatATACTGGCAAAAACGTGCCGCCGACACGGTTCTAATAATTCCCTGCagagcctcatcagcgggagcaatggaTCGCCGCCGTTCAGCGGGAAacttcttgttctcatcctttgtCGTGTCGGTCTTCTTTCCGTTCGATCATATTTAGACGGGTaaacgacgaagttcgtctgcagtgcagcatgcggttcaaAGGCATTACGCTAAAGTtctgaatgccgtttgccgcttcttTACCTCGTTGCGCTacctaggcagcacgactgcacgagcgcattgtgttctgttaaagctactgaagattgccagaactgaaatttttggttttatgcggcccggtaaatcctcgcaccagctgtcgcacACTTCATGTTTCTGCATCTATTGTATGCGTGGCTTCGCCCATgttgaactgttgctagttgcttcatgcataactgttgattttgttgaggtgcgaggttttcaccctgcctcatTTGTAAAGGGTCTAAATCACGCTCTGTCTTATCGAATTGATACCAtggcaagtgcttctttaacaacCTTATTGTTTTTGCgggagggcatcttagatattgcgGTTTttggggaaatgtgtttagaaagtAGGCACTTAAACGCGAGAAtggctaatagttgctgcatatgatatttttgttccattttcgctgaaaagttcgcgtcacgtttgggaagtcatcacacatccttgctgtctgagcagacttactacgccgagtgatttgtttgtttcacaacgtaacCCGTTGTTGCATGTGAATTTCGggctcaactgaattctttcttattacgCTTACGTCGCAGAGGATTAAGCCTGGCATTGCCGCCAGCGCCCATTTACTTTGACTGGCACTGTTCTGCCTTTAAATATCATGTGGCATCTCTCTCTaggaacatttaaaaaaagtacagAGAAGttggtcagactttagcttttgacctttccaagcagctcccttggggaagtTAAAATTGCATAAACTGCAGCGGggacggcagttcatcggcgtatgcagcagaattgcatcggcgctACAGCGCTAACATGCGCTCTTATTAACCTGTGCGTTTGCtcacttcgttgactagtgtacagGTTCCCACCAATAAATTCGCAAATACtgttcttgaggcgactttgactgcacttattcggcgatgtcacatgtgtTCATCGGCAGAAAGATCACAACGGCTTCTGTAGACATCACACCATGCAGATTTGAGATGTAAGTCGGCACTGACGACGGTTGCCTATTATTAGACAGTTTTAATTTAGCGtacgcacgttttttttttttacagttttagGTGGTCTACGAGTTTTCCGGATCTCAGAAGCCATACGCCGTCGTTGAGGATATTTACCGACtatagcgataggtggcgctgacatctcgaacgtttctttcgttgggtttcgactcgttcgaaacgagaagcgattttgaaaacaccacaaggttatccataatactctgtcgtcgaagcggtctgagactaagcgaaagccgtttacacaatcatttgctacTTCAAcgtttcttcaactctgaggcttctctttcgaggaacccttatgggtttcctttgtagcaattgctacgaatgggcggatctctgattttccctttattaaatcatttgctacgaacgaagggctttttacaaaagcaacgtcaatatcaattcgaagtgggcagccgggaccgccgctatgtttcacgcaaactgcgcaaaccacgcaaagacgctaacgctaaatccgagaaatagcgtgcgtacgctatacgctatgggtcgtttagcgtcctgcgcatgcgcagtgacgacccgctattttataGCGTGCGTagtggtatagcgtacgctaaattAGTTTTaatttagcgtacgctatacgcaaGACAGTTTTGtcttgaggtacagaagcagcattacggcaaaggcagattaaaaaaaaagcgttcgAGATATCGCATTAGTAAAAAGAAAATTTAGCGGCTAGTTAACGTGTGCTCTACTTCGTgcaaatggggttcatggcgtttgtccgCGGGACGCAGCTGGCACATATGTGGACCGGGTTGTACCAAaaaccggtaacatcgtgttcatgcCCACTCCCTCAGAGGCCaacgtcttccctacagctgtcaacGTAGAGCAatcagcctggcacccgaacaaaggagaaatcgcagccgtgAACTTCAGCTGATCCTTGCATGCAAAggcttgtcgtctgctactgctcccgtgCGTACTGTtcgaagcgcccgctaggtggctagcAGTGGCGGCCACCgcagggtgccgccacgagtccactcgctgagcgcactgcggctcgctgagcacaaccgcgtttggcttatctttagcgcgtcgtaggcaccaaaggcggtaGTCGTGGCGTGTACGTTGACATCCAAattgaaatttgaactgcgcgcacggtaacatttagaaggcggagcgttgtgggcacgccatTTACTAATGTCTACCGCTGCTCTCGATGAatcccaagggcttcaagaaggccagcgtgtctaaatcgaccgctggacagaTATCTTCACATGGTCCACCGACTTGCtagctttatttcttctttcttatatgtCGCTTTCTAAgggcgtgttctaaggcatcctgatctcacttcgaaaagtaatgaacttccATTGGAGTTAATcataaaaatgtttctttcccgatttcttttttttcccttaaggccgccccacattcagcattttcccggcgttttctggcgttttgtcacccggcgtcgacgctgaggctggcgccaagccaaaacgtcgtgctcaagggacaccagatctcgccgccgccgtcggaagcggctcgacagcgccgaccaatcagcgcgtggcagggcgtggccgcgctgctggcaactcttgcaagaaacttccgcagattcgcagttcgcgccgccattgctgtttgtttggttgcttcaatcatgctaccggcgaacatcgataacgagcttcttatagccattgtagaagcaaggccgatattgcggcagaccaaacacaaggaacacaagaatcgtgttaaaaaaaacgttttgtggattgaagtcgccgccatcgtcctgccgggtgtaccaaatgagaagcaggagcttcttttttagcagcaaaagctgctgccttctttccatgatgtggcgtatggcgtctagcaataaaaagcacctacttccccctctatcatagaataaagaaccctcgatgctcagcttcgcacgccgacgcgccgaccactcgtgatgttcacgccgatattgctgccagttttctgaagcttagccttgtgtaatttttctacgcagccctgaatattttatttagcgtaaaactatgcaaaaggcataagtattgcattgaagaatacttatgacagctcttttcattgatattacacaattagcttaggaggtatctggtaaaataaatctgatcacattgtgcgacgctgcgctggcgctggtccgcgtgccgctcgtgtggctggacacCCTCTCTGGCGCagttcatgcgaccacgccgggagacgcaacgccaaaaaacgccggtagaaacgctgaatgtggggcggcctttatgCAGTTACTCATCGCAGCAGGCGTTGTCAAAAATAAACGCACTGCGGCGAGATCGCACAGGCCCGTCCGTTTCTTtcagccgtatttcgataggggcgaaatgcgagaacatgCATAGTGTCACACGTTAGAGAACCACAcctagtcaaaattaatccggagttgcATGGTTTCGGCATcgcccccaccccctccctcaaagaaaaacaaagaaatagagagagagagaaaacgccaTCCTGGCGTGCAAACGAGGACGGCGATTGTGGACGGAGCCCGCGCCATGCGGGCTGCGTTtcaatactcgccgtagacgtCAAAGTAAACAGCTTCGCGAAGACCGTATCGAAGAGAGAACCGGTGCAGGCTACATTCCTGTCCACACAAGATCGTGGCTGAGCAGGACGCACGGTTGCCGACAGAAAGGGTCTCCGCGCACACGAAAACGTAGACGCGCTTTCTTACGCCATTCCTGCAAGTTACATTGCGTTTCTCAGAGGTTCGCAGGcttaaaatacagaaatagcGTGTGCTTTCCTGAACATCGCAGACGGTTCGAAATGCGTTCCATTACATGGCCTCGAAGCTGTCTAGGCTTTACGTAactgtctccgatgctggccagaattggaacacacccgCCATTGCGGATGAAAACCCAAGTGCTCCTATTTGTTTAAAGCGCGCGCAGCTTGCGGTCTCTTGTATGCCTTTTGGCGTTCTTTTCTGCGACTAGAAGTTTGCGTCCATCAGCAGTGGTCGAACAATGCATGTGTCAGGCTGTATTCAACGTCGGTGTTCGTGTACTATGATATTTGCGCTGGCGCGTGAGGAATGAGGCGAAACTCGCTCAGTACTCAACGCGGAAGCGTCCAGACACTGAAAAAAGAATCGTCTATCTgggaataatttattttttattagaaAATAGCCTAAAGTGGAAGAACCTAGTGCGTTTCGTGACGAGCTCTACGACTTCATCGTCCTCATAAGCCTCTCGAACGGGGACTGAGCGCAGGTCGAGTAGAGCGACTCGCAGCCGAGACCGGACAGCCCGCCCAGCAGCCCCTTCTGGAGGACTTCGTTGTTCCCGTGGGCTTGAACGGCACCGGTCAGGGACCACAGCATGGCCGCGACCGTGGGGTACTTGCGAACCGCGTCCGCGGTGACCTCGCAGATGGCCCGGGTGCGGCAGGCCTCGGTGTCCAGGCCCACGACGCGAAGCAGGTCTCGGCCCACGCCTGGCGACATGGAGTCGGTGACGGCTGCCCCGAAAGCACGGAAGCTGAATTGCAGCAGATCGCCCACCACGGGAACGTAGGTGAGGCCGTACAAGGCCAGGTAGATCAGTCCCATGGCCAGGAGGACGGGTTTGAGGGCTCCCAGGGCTATGGCTACGGCCGGAGTGGCTAGAGCGAGAGCCAGGGGAAACAGGGCCATCGGAGTGGTGCGGCTTGTTTCGGCGACGTCGGAGGTGACATTGACATTCACGCTGTACCCTGCGAAGACGCCACTGTTAGTTCGAGCAAAATGTGCAATAGGCCAGGGGCCACGTCTTCACGGCGCGCAAATACTGAACATCtagaagtacaaaaaaaaaaagaagaataccgAGCACTTGACGCAATGATCGCAAGAAGGGCCTCGCAACACAACCGACCACAAATTGCAGAATAAAAACGCCGAAAAGAAACAGTCCTAGCACTGAGGATTACGTGATATCCGCAGGATGCGAACCACCAAGAAAGCTGTCCAATATGGGCACGCACGCCACAACGATACAGACGATGCGAATAGAATACTAAATTGAGACGGAAAAACGTGGGCACACTTACCGACGACGGGCCTGACAGCCAGGCCGGGCAGCAGGACGATGATAACAGCCAGCGTAAGGAGCTGCATCTTGGAGGGTCACCGGATGGTTAAACGGGAGGGCAGCACGTCTACTCGCTGTCCACGCGTGAGGTACACCAAAGGGACCCCGAGTCGTACTTATTGCCCGGCTACGCAACAGTTGCCAGCCCCTCTACCACGTGTGCTTTCCTCCTCAGGTGGCGCAGGGGATAACTGGCCAATAGCAGGCGGCCCTCCTCCCTTTtttgtccctctctctctctctccctcccccctgATGCTGAGCCGTGCTTCCTCACGGCTAGCAGAAAAGAGCATCATTTTCTCCTTCCTCCGAATCACTGTATTCACTGTCGCGCAAAGCAAAGCCGAGAGCATAGGAAGGGGGCGAAGGCGGATGAAAGGGGAAAGGGGAAAAGCAGCGTAGCTTGGGGGAGCTTCTCCTTCCCTTCTTTCTCGACTCTCCGTCTCCTCTCGGCAAAACCAAGCCACGTGCACGAAGCTACCCACGTCTAATTGTAATAGTCGGAAAAGCACAGCCcgttctcgcaaaaaaaaaaaaaagaagaaaagaaaggaatctcGCTATCGAAAATTATTTGTGAGAGCCGGTGTGAGCCATTCGTCATAGAGACTCGAAGGAgggttaaaaaaaatattgcaggtcTGTAAATGTTCCGAAAATGAAGCCGTACCACGGCCATATTAAGAGGGGCATGATAAAACATTAGCTGCTAGCGAAGGAGAATAAACGCTTTCATCTCGTTCTCCACGCGTTTCTTAAGGCAGATTTTGCCGTACAAATACTGATCGGTGTACATATTCGTGCCAGTGTGTTTAGGAAGAAGCCTGAACATCCTGGCAAACTTAATTGGTGTTGTCGTTATCAATGTATCCGCGGTTTTGGAAAGCTATTCATCCTTGGAAAGCTTGTCTGCAACCAGGCTCTAAAGATGTTGAGAGGCTATTTGCGCAGTTTTTAAAATAAAAATTAGCGATGTGTTTAAAGTTAATCCTTTGTCCTCAATatttagctctctctctctctcttttttattctATGGTCAGCTGCAGGCCTGGTACCCAATTCTAGCGAAATAAAGATTCCTTCTGTAGATATGTGCGTTTGCGTTTGTTTATTCTATTGGTTCGCATTCCAAAAAGTTTACATTCGTCCACCTCTACCGAAAATACAAAATGACTGCCGTCACTACCACGAGTCTGCCGATCTGCTCGGGAGACCATTTCCATCTTTGACACAGCGCCTAACGAAACGAGGTCAGCGTCAAAATTAGGCGCCCAAAGTGCTGTTCTGAACAGGACGTGTAACTAGAACGCCCACTTTCAAACGTATAAAGAAGAAAGCGCCGTTTTTGACGCGAATCGTTACAAAAATTGCAACAGCTTAAGAAAA
Protein-coding sequences here:
- the LOC142578337 gene encoding uncharacterized protein LOC142578337, encoding MQLLTLAVIIVLLPGLAVRPVVGYSVNVNVTSDVAETSRTTPMALFPLALALATPAVAIALGALKPVLLAMGLIYLALYGLTYVPVVGDLLQFSFRAFGAAVTDSMSPGVGRDLLRVVGLDTEACRTRAICEVTADAVRKYPTVAAMLWSLTGAVQAHGNNEVLQKGLLGGLSGLGCESLYSTCAQSPFERLMRTMKS